Within Phycisphaeraceae bacterium, the genomic segment TCATCGGGTTTTCGCAAACCTCGAGTCTGCACTCGGGCTTGCGACACTCGACGCTCTCACGGCGCCGCATGGGGCATCGGATCGCGGCTGATCGATGCTCTCGCCTTGGGATTTGGTGCCGCGGCAGGGATGGTCCCTGTTCCGCGTTTCGCGCGTCGCAGAACAGGCGCCGCCACGGCGGCTTCAGGACACTCCCCTTCACCGAACACCGACAACCCACCTCCGATCGTGGAATCGGTTCGCCGACCGCGCCCGCATTCCACCGTGAACCGGTTCGCGCGGCGTAAGGTCATTGGCCTCGCACCGCTCCCCCGCTGGCCCGTGGTGTAACGGTAGCACACGAGATTTTGATTCTTAGAGTCCTGGTTCGAATCCAGGCGGGCCAATCCTCCTCACGCTGAACATCGCCTTGCCACACTCCGCCACCCATCACGCATCGCCCTCCGCCATCATCATGGCCGCCGGCAAGGGCACTCGAATGAAGAGCGACCTGCCGAAGGTCATGCATCCGGTTGCCGGGCGCCCGATGGTCGAATGGGTCATCGATGCCGCACTCGAAGCGGGTGCCGCGCCGGTCGTCCTCGTGATCGGTCATGGCGCCGAGCTGGTGCGATCGACCATCAATCGGCGCGGGGGTCGCGTCGAGTTCGTCGTGCAGGAGCCGCAACTGGGCACCGGTCACGCGGTGGATCAGGCCCGTCCGTTGGTCGAGGCGGGTCGGCTCGGCTCGGAGACGCTGGTGCTGGCCGGCGACGGCCCGCTCATCCGCGCGGAGACGCTTCGCACGCTGCTTGAAGCCCATCGAGCTCGCCGAGCCGTGGCGACGCTGGCCACGAGCCAGGTGGCCGATCCGACGGGATATGGGCGCATCGTGCGCCGCGCCGACGGAAGTCTCGACCGTATCGTCGAAGAGCGCGACGCGAGCCCCGAGATCAAGCGGATCCGGGAGATCAACCCAAGCTACTACTGCTTCGATACGGCGCAGCTCTACTCCGCCCTTTCGCGCGTGACCAACACCAATGCCGCGCGTGAGTACTACCTGACCGATGTCTTTGCCCTTCTCGGCGCCGACGGCGGTACGGTCGCGGTCGTCGACGCAGTCCCCGCCGAAGATGTCCTGAGCATCAACACGCCCGAGCAGCGCGACGAGGTCGAAGCGCTCCTCAGCGCTCGCCTCCTGACGATCGACGGTGGCGCTTCGCGTCCGCACCTGGAGGGTCGCCCATGAGCGCCAGCGATCGGGATTCTCTCAAGATCTTCGCGGGCTCCACCGGTCAGGCCCTGGCCGAGGCGATGTGCCGTCATCTCGAACTTCCGCTTGGTGCTGCGGAGACGAAGCGATTCCCCGACGGCGAACTGCTCGTCAAGCTCGACGAAGATGTCCGAGGGCGCGACTGCTTCGTGGTGCAATCGACCTCCGATCCGGTGAACGACAGCCTGGTCGAGCTGCTCATCTTCATCGACTGCCTGCGCCGCGCGAGTGCGAAGCGCATCACCGTGGTCATGCCCTACTTCGGCTATGCCCGGCAGGATCGCAAGGACGAAGGCCGCGTGCCGATCACGGCGAAGCTCGTGGCGAACCTCATCTCGGCTGCCGGCGCGCATCGCGTGCTCTGCATGGATCTGCATGCGGCCCAGATTCAGGGCTTCTTCGACCTCCCGGTTGATCACCTCGCCGCCGCGCCGGTCCTGAGCGACTACTTCATTCACAATCGCGAGCGATTCGGCCGCTGCGTCGTCGTCTCCCCCGATGTCGGCAACGCCAAGGTCGCCAACATGTACGCCGACATCCTCGGCGTCGATCTCGCCATCATCGACAAGCGCCGCAAGAGCGGTTCGCAGGTGGTCATCAAGGGACTCATCGGCGAGGTCGAAGGCTGCGCGGTCCTGATGTTCGACGACATGATTTCGACCGCGGGCACCGTCTGCGAGGCCGCGCAGGTGGTGATGGATGCCGGCGCCGTCGGTGTGCATGTCGCCTGTACCCACGCGCTCATGGTCGGCCCGGCCATCGAGCGCCTGCGCTCGGGCCCCATCGGTCAGGTCGTCGTGACCGACACCATTCCCATCGGGACGAGGCTGGAGAAACTCGGCAGCAAGCTCGTCACGCTCACGGTCGCCCCGCTTCTCGGCGAGGCCGTGCATCGCATCCATCACAACGAATCCGTTTCAGCGCTCTTCCGCAATGGCGTGGGGGTCAAGCGCTGATCGCGTTTTCGACGCGCAGCGCCGCTCCCCTCGACGCCTCGAACCCACACTCAACGCCTTTCACGATCGAAGGAGTTTTCAATGTCCAAGGACACCCCCACCCTCACCGCTCAGCGACGCGATCGCCTGGGCACCCGCTACGCCCGACGCCTTCGTCAGGGCGGTCGCCTCCCCGCCGTCATCTACGGACACAAGACCGATCCTCTCGCCGTGAGCCTCGACGAGAAGGAGGTCCTCACCTCGCTCAAGCGCGGCGCGCATGTGCTGAACATCGCCATCGAAGGCGGCGCCACCGAGACCTGCCTGGTGAAGGAGCTTCAGTTCGGCTACCTCGGTGACAATGTCGTGCATCTCGACCTCGCCCGCGTCGATCTCGACGAAGTCGTGGAGGTCAAGGTGCACCTCAACTTCTTCGGGCAGCCCGAGTCGGCTCGCCGTCCCGGCGCCGTCATGGTGCACGACCTGAACGAGATCGAAGTGCGCTGCAAGGTGCGCGACATTCCCGAGGGCATCCGAGTGGATCTCTCGGCGATGGATGAGGACTTCGCGGCGCGCGATGTGAAGCTGCCCGCCGGCGTCGAACTCGTGACGCCAGCCGACACCCTGGTGAGCCATGTTGAGATCGTCAAGGAGGAGGTCGCCGCATCGCCCGAGGCGGCAGGCGCCGAAGCCGCCGCCGAGCCCGAAGTGCTCACGGCCCGCAAGGACAAGGAAGGCGAAGGCGAGGCGAAGCCGAAGTCATGAAGTTGATCGTCGGTCTCGGCAATCCCGGCCCCGCCTACGAGCGGACCCGACACAATGTCGGGTTCGAGGTGGTGGACCGCGTGGCGCGCCGTCTCGTCGACCCGCAGCGGTCGGTGGCGAAGGCCCGCTTCTCCGGGTTGCTGCTCGAAGCCGACCTCGACGACGAGCGCCTTCTCCTGCTCAAGCCCACCGTCTTCATGAATCGCTCCGGAAGGAGCGTGGCCGAGGCCGTGCGCTTTCACAAGCTCGATCTGGCGAAGGACCTGCTCGTGATCGTGGACGACCTGGCGCTCCCCTGTGGGAGCATTCGGCTTCGTCCCGATGGAGGCGCCGGCGGACACAACGGCCTCTCCGACATCGGCGCCGCGCTCGGAGGATTCAACTGGGCGCGGCTTCGAATCGGCATCGATCCTCCCGGTCAGATTCCCCAGGCCGACTATGTCCTCGGCCGCTTCCGTCCCGATCAGCTCCCCGCGGTGGAGTCGTCAATCGAAGAGTCCGTGGCCGCCAGCCTCTGCTGGGCCACTGAAGGACTCGAGACCGCCATGAATCGTTTCAATCGTCGCTCGAATGCTCCCGGCACGAGCGACCCAACCCCAAAGGCATGACCATGTCAGAGACCCGAGTTCACAACTACGAAGCGTTCGTCCTCTTCCCCCAGTCGGCGGCCGCCGATCTCCAGGGATGCGTCGATCATGTCACCGAGATCATCGCCAACCGCAAGGCGGAGCTGCTCAGCATCGCCAAGTGGGATGAGCGCCGACTCGCCTATGACATTCGAAGCAACAAGCGAGGCCTCTACCTGCTGGCCTACTTCCGCTGCGACACAAAGCTCGTCAATCAGGTTGAGCGCGACTTCACCCTCTCGGAGCGCATCCTTCGGGCCCTCGTGACCCGCTGCGAGCACCTCACCGAGGAGCAGATGCGCAACGCCGAGGCGATGCAGCGCACCCAGGATGAGGCCCGACTGCGCCGCGATCCGGTCGCGACGGCCCCCGAGGGCGTCACGACCGAGGAGACGACGAGCGCCTGAACCGGCAAGGTCGGCGGGGGCGATCGCCCCCGGGTGACCTGGCGTCCGGCGGGGCTCGGGGGCTCCAACTCCGGAAAGAAGGAAAGGCGGCCCACGGCCCGGCCTGACCCGTATAGAATCCGAACATCGCGTCCAGGACGGACGCGTGAGGACGCTTCCGCGGCCTCTCCCAAGGATCAGGGCCGCAAGGCCCACTCTCGAACCGCTTCTGTACGGAGACGACATCATGGCGAACTTCAACAAGGTCATTCTGCTGGGCAACCTCACTCGTGATGTGGAGGTCAAGTCGATTGCCGGGGGGCAGTCGGTCGCGAAGATCGGACTCGCCATGAATCGCCGCTATCGCACGAAGGAAGGCGATGAGCGCGAGGAGACCACCTTCGTCGATTGTGAGGCGTGGGGTCGGACGGCCGAGGTCATGGGCCAGTACCTCCGCAAGGGTCAGCCGGTCTTCATCGAGGGCCGTCTCAAGCTCGACCAGTGGGAGGACAAGGATGGCAACAAGCGCTCCCAGCTCAGGGTGGTGGTCGAGAACTTCCAGTTCGTCGGCGCCCGCGAGAACGGTGGGCGCGATGGGGGTTCCCGTCGTGCCGACGATGGCGGCCGCGATCGCTCCAATTCGCCCTCGTATGAAGCGGCGCATGTCGCGCCACCCGAGTCCGATGTCCCCTTCTGATCGGTGGCACCGAGCCGCTTTACTGCGGTAACGACTTCTGGCACAATACCCGGCTCGCCACGGTCGGGGACCATCGAGGTCCCCGGCCAACACGCTGGGCGTCGTGGCACGCCCTAACTCCCTGAAGGACAGCGAATCATGAACAAGTCGCGCATCGAGCTGCTGCTCAATCGAAATGTCGAGAACCTCGGCATCGTCGGTGATGTCGTCAAGGTGAAGCCAGGCTTCGCCCGCAACTATCTCCTCCCCCATCGCATCGCCGAGCACCCGACCCCTGAGAAGATCGAGGCTCTCAAGGAGGCCCGCGCCAAGGCACAGGCTGAACTCGCGCGGCTCCGCTCCGAGCGCGTCGCACTCATTGAGCGGATCGACTCGGTCACCATCAAGCTCGTCCGAAGCTGCAACGACCAGGGCCTGCTCTACGGGGCCGTCAGTCAGCGTGACATCGCCGACCAGCTCGTGGCCGACGGGTACGGCGTCGACACTCGCGCCGTCCGTCTCGCGAGCCCCATTCGGCGGATCGGCACCTATCACTGCGTCATCCAGTTCGATCGCGATCTCCGCGCCGAGATTCACATCGATGTGCTCCCCGACCGCGCGATCGAGGCATTCACCCAGCAGCAGAGCGCGACCACCGAAGCAACAGAAGAAGCTCCGAAGGATGGCGCTTCCGATGAGGGCGAGCAGGGCGACTCCGCCCCAGGCCGTAAGGGCCCGGCCGACACCGAGGCCGCAGGTGGCAAGGGCGGCAAGGCACGAAAAGGCGAGACTCCGGCCCGCGAAGGCCGATGACGGCAAGCGCCGACGGGAACGATCCCGACCCGGCCCCCACCCGGACTCCCGCCGACGGATTGGCGGGACCCGTGCCGGGGAGTCCGTCCCATCGTCCGGCCCCGCAAGGTCGCCAGGAGCACACGATGCCAACTGTCGTTCTGCGTCGCGAGATCCTTCCTGAAACCCGCCGTTCGCTCACCCACAAGTTCTCGATCGGAAGCCACGAGGGCTATCTCACCATCGGTCTCTTCCCCGATGGTCGTCCCGGCGAGATCTTCATCAAGATGAGCAAGGAAGGGTCGACACTCTCGGGTCTCATCCAGGGCTTCTGCCGCGCCTTCAGCCTCGCCCTTCAGCACGGCCTCTCGGCGAGGGAGGCGGCGGAGCGGTTCCGAGGCATGCGCTTCGAACCGAGCGGCCCCACGAACAACCCGGAGATCCCCGAGGCAACGAGCATCCTCGACTATGTGGCCCGCTACCTCCAGGCGCACTTCGTCGAGGAAGAGCGCCTGCCGCGAGCGCACGAGCGCGCGTAAGTTCGCGCGGCGTCGAGGCGCCCGACGGAGGCCGCGAGACCACTCACTCGACCTTGGGTGACCGCGCGTAAGTTCGCGCGGCATCGGAGCCCCACGGGAACCGCGAAGCAACTCCCTTGCCCATGCGTGACCGCGCGCCAGTTCGCACGGCGTCGAGGCGCCCGACGGAGACCGCGACACAACTCACTCGACTTCGGGCGACCGCGCGTCTCTTCAAGCAGGCCCATTCCTTACGGCCGAACCCGATCGTCTTGCGTCGTCGACGCCGCAATCGGCGCCGCAGCACGCAGGCGCTTGCGCAGGATCGCCAGCAGCGTGGCCCCTTCGCGCGCTGCAGGCTCGGGGCGCCAATAGACCTCGGCGAGCGAAGCACGCTCTTCCGCGGCACTCGTGTTCGCCTTCTTCTCACCCGCGGCGGGCGAGGGCGAGGTCTCAGCCTGCATGAATGGCAGCACCGGCGCTGGTTCCGGAGCCGCGGGCGCCGGCGCGATCACGCTCACTCGGCCTCGCACACCAGCCATCGCCTCCTTCAGCGCCTCGGGCCGCTCGCTCGACACCACGATGTCCTGCTCCCGGCGGACGATTGAACGCACCCCCGCCGCCAGTGCCAGCAGGCGAAGCTCCGCGAGATCGATGAGAACCTTCGCTCGCTCCGGCAGGGCGCCATACGCGCTCTCGAGATCCCGCGCAACCCGCTCAAGCGCCTCGACGCTCTCCGCGAGCGCCACGCGCCGATAGGCCTCGAGGCGCCGATGATCGCTGGGAATGTAGCCGCGCGGAATCGCGCCGAGCAACCCGATCTCGACCTTGACCTCGGCGGGCCTCGGACGGGGCTTCCGCGCGAGCGTCGCCACCGCATCCTCGAGGAGCTGGCAGTACATCTCATAGCCGACGGCGGCGATGTGGCCGCTCTGTTCGGCCCCGAGCAGGTTGCCCGCTCCGCGGATCTCGAGGTCCCGCATCGCAATCTTGAAACCCGCACCGAGCATCGAGTAGTCCTCGATGGCCTTCACGCGCCGCAGCGCCTCCGGTTTCAGCACCTTCTCAGGGTCGAGCAGCAGGTAGCAGTAGGCGCGATGGCTGCTTCGACCGACTCGGCCGCGAAGCTGGTGGAGATCAGCAAGGCCGTAGATCGAGGCGTCATCGATGAACATCGTGTTCGCGCTGGGGATGTCGATGCCGCTCTCAATGATCGTGGTCGAGATCAGCACATCGGCCTCGCGGCGCATGAAGCGCAGCATGACCTCCTCGAGGTCTGACGGGCTCATCTGTCCATGCCCGACAATCAGGCGCGCTTCGGGTACGAGCGTGCGGATCCCGTCAGCCACGCGCTCGATCGATCGCACCCGGTTGTGCACGAAGAAGACCTGCCCCTCGCGCGCCAGCTCGCGCCGGATCGCCTGCTGAATGCGCCGCCCGTTCCATGGAATGACCTCGGTGACGACTGCACGGCGATCGGGAGGGGGCGTCGTCAGTGAGCTGATGTCGCGCAATCCCAGAAGCGCCATGTGCAGCGTGCGCGGGATCGGTGTGGCGCTCAGGGTGAGCACATCACAGGTCACGCGTAGCTCGAGAAGTCTCTGCTTGTGCTCCACACCGAAGCGCTGCTCTTCATCGACGATGACCAGCCCGAGGTCGTGGAAGCGCACATCGGCCGAGAGCAGGCGATGCGTCCCGACCAGCACATCGACCTGCCCGGCGGCGGTCGCCTCGAGCACTTCGCGCTGCTCCGCCGGGCTCTTGAAGCGGCTCACGCTCTCGACGCGGAAGGGAAAGCCGCGAAAGCGCTCGGCGAAGGTTCGTTCATGCTGCTCGGCGAGCACCGTCGTGGGAACCAGCACCGCCACCTGCTTGCCGAACTCAACCGCCTTGAAGGCGGCACGGATCGCCACCTCAGTCTTGCCGAAGCCGACATCACCGCAGATCAGCCGATCCATCGGACGCGACCTCGCCATGTCGCGTTTCGTCGCCTGAATCGCCGAGAGCTGATCGGGCGTCTCCTCCCAGGGAAAGGCCGCCTCGAACTCACGCTGCCACTCGGTGTCGTCGGGATAGCGCACCCCCTGCGTCGCCTCGCGAACGGCCTGGACCCGGAGCAGCTCCGCGGCGAGATCGACGAGCGCCTCACCCACCCGCTCCTTCTGGCTTCTCCAGCGCCGACCTCCAAGCGTCGAAAGGCGCGGCTTCGCGCCACCGGCGCCGATGTACTTCTGCACGAGGTCGACGCGCGCTGCCGGGACATGCAGGCGACCACCGCCATCGAACTCAAGCGTGAGAAACTCCTCGTCGGTGCCGCCGCGCGCTTCGGGCAGCGTCGAGAGACCGGCGTAGCGCGCGATCCCGTGATCGCGGTGCACCACGAAGTCGCCAGGAGCGAAGTGAAGGAAGGCGTCGCGCGAGCGCCCGCCCGCCAGGCTCGGGGCTGCCGCCGTTCGTCGTCGCGGCGTCCAGCGATGGAGAAGCTCGTGCTGCGGCACGACCGCGATCACCGGATCGGGGTCACCCCAGATGAAGCCGCGATGCAGGTGGCGGCGCTCAAGCGTGACGCGCGCCACACCCGAACCACCATGCGCCGCCAGCAGTTCGCGGGAGCGGGCGAGTTCGCCCTCGGAGTCACAGAGGAGCGCGATGTCCATCTCCCTGGCCATCGCACCGAGTTCGGCGAATGCAGCCGCCACCTGCTCGGGAAAGGCGGGAAGCGGCCTCACGGGCAGCGCGAGGTCGGCGCTCCGCACGCCGACAGAGAAGCCGTTGATGTCAACCACCGCTCGGCAGCGGCGCGCAAGCGATTGGAAGACCGCCGGGGGCGCGAAGACGCCGCGCGAATCGTGAATGCGCTCCCAGTAGCCTCGCCCCTGCTCGGTCACCTCGGCCACTTCGGCAATCACAGCCACGCTGCCCTCGGGGAGCAGGTCCATCAGCGGAATCCGCCCGGCATCGCGCTGCATGGAGTCGGCGCCCGCACTGATCAGGAGCGCCTCATCCAGTTGACGGTCGCTCGCCTGCGTCGCCGGATCGACCTCATGAATGCGCTCGATGGTGTCACCGAAGTAGTCGAGTCGCACGGGCACGCCGCCGCCAGCGGGAAAGACATCGATGATGCCCCCGCGCACCGCGAAGTCACCGGCCTGCTCGATCGCCTCGCCTCGCCGATAGCCACCATCGGAGAGCCACTCGATGAGCGCTCGCGGAGGGGCGACATCGCCTGCACGAAGTCGACGAAGAACCTGCCCGAGATGGTCGCCGTCGGGAATGCCCTGCATGAGGGCCGCCATCGGCGCCACGATCACGCGCGGCGTTGCATCGCGTGGTGCCGAACCGCGCCGCTCCGCAAGCAGGCGATCCGCGAGACGAAGACGCACGGCAACGAGATCAAGGGCGCTCCCCCCCTCACCTGGCAGCGACTCGATGGCGGGAAAGAGCTCCGCGACCACACCGAGATCGGTGATCTCATCGGCCATCTCCGCCGCTTCATCGAGGTGGGCCGCGACCAGCAGCACCGTCGCTCGCCCCTGCCGCGCGAGCCACGCCGCCACCACCGTGGTGCTGCTCCCACCCACCCCTCGCACGGTGAACACTCCACCCTTCGCCGCTCGGTCGCCGATGGCCGCGAGCGCCGGATCCGAACCGAGTCGTTCGAACCATGGAGTCATGAGCCGCTCGTCAGATCTCGCAGCCAGGGCCTGATTCGCTCGCGCAGTCGCGGGCCGATGCCGGAGACGCGCTCGATCTCCTCCACGCTCGCCAAGGGCCCTTCGCGCTCACGCGACTCGATGATCCGTCGCGCAAGGGTCGGTCCGACGCCCGGTAGAAGCGTGAGCTCGGCGGCCGAGGCGAGGTTCACATCGACGAGCCATCGATCGGGGTGTTCATGCGCCTCGACACCGTCTCGACGAGGCAGCGTGCGCTCACTCCAGATGGCGCCACGCCACGCGAGCACGCCGAGGAGGCTGATGGCAAGCAGCAGCACCGCGCGTCCACGACGAGCGAAGCGACTGGAGTCATGGCATCCGCCGATCGACGGCGCCCCTCGATCTGCACTCACGACGGCGCTCCCCGTGTTTCAGTTTCGCCCATGCCAACGGCGCCGATCGACGGACCACCACCGCGTGCGACCACCGAGGCGAGGGGACCGAGCGGTTCCCGAAGCCGCTTTCGCAGGGCCGCGAACTTGCCGAGCGACGCCTTGGCGCGGCCAGCGTCATCGAGCAGTCCGGTGCTTCGAGGCAGTCCCATCCCCCTTCCATCGACGAGTCGATCCCAGACAACCGAGGCGATATACGGCTTCGAAAGAGCGATCGGCACGGCGCGCGTGATCCAGCGTGCCTGCGCCTCGGCACTCCACCCCGAGCGCCAGCGGCCGCCGCTTGGATCCTCCTCATGGGATGGGGCCCCGAGCGCCGAGATGAGCACCGGTATCTCCAGCATGAAGAAGCGATCGAGCATCGAGCTGAGCTGCATGAGATCGCGCGTGGTGCGCCCCGCGTGGTGATCACCAAAGACCACCTGCACACCGACGCAATCGGCCTTGATGCCCGCCGAAATCACCTGCTCGAGGTACTCCCATGGCGTGATCGAACCCGCGTGCGCCGCCACGCGCTCGCCGAATGGCTCGACCACCTCGATGAGCGTCCGCGCTCCCTTGCGGCTCTGGCGAACCAGCACCGCGGCGCGCCGAGTCAGGTCGATGCGCTGCTCGGCCTCAAGTGGCGCGAGCTCGTTCATGTGCAGACCGGAGGCGACATTCCAGATCTCCACCATCTCCCGATAGCGGTAGACGACCTGTTCCATGAAGGTCCATGCGACATCCCTCAGGGCCGCTGGATCCCGAAGCGAAGGCAGCGCCCATTCCGGAACGCTGTCAGGAAGAAAGCGCAGCAGCGGTCCGGCGATGATCGGCTTCCCGCTCTGCCGCGCCCAGACCATCCAGCGATCGACCGCGGCGAAGTCGATCGCATCGCGCTTCGGCTGCATCTGACGCCAGTTGGTCGGTACGACCACCACATCGAAGTCGCGCTTTACGATCTCCCCGGCGGTCGCGGGATCAAGCGACGGCTCGATTCGGATGCCGAAGGTGTTGCGGCTCGCCGGTTTCACTCCAAAACGGCGATGGAGAAGGATCTGGGCGTGGGCCATGGCGAGCCGCTCACTCGCGTCAATGGCCGCGACGAGCGCATCGCGATGGCGCGACTCCGATTGCCACGGGTCACCGATGACGCTCGCCTCGACGAAGATCTCCCGAGCCTGCTCCCAGCGATCGAGGGCATCACCCGCAAGTTCGGGATCGAACATGAGCCACTCTTCACTCTTGGCGATGTACTGCTTGATGCGGTGGCGCGCCAACTCCTGATTCAGGCGATAGGGCTCATCGCGAAGCGACAGCAGGCAGGTCTGGAGCAGGTAGCACCCCATCGGGCCGGCGTCGTACTCAAGCGCGAGTGCGGTGGCGCGACTCTCTCTCGGCGCGCAGACAATCATCCCGTCCGCGAAATCGACCGAGCCGTGCAGCGGCCGGTCGTCGCGACCCAGGAGATGCGCGTTCACCAGGGGCCACGACCGTGCCGGGCCCGTCGCGTCGAACACCTCGAAGCGGAGCATCCGCGGCGAGTGTAACCACCACTCGGGGCCCGTAGACTCGGCGTTCATGCACGCGGCCGTCGACGACGCTCTCTTCCGAACCACGCTGCCGCTTCCCGGACGGCGCGAAGGCAAGGTGCGCGACATCTACGAACTTCCCCGCCGCAGCGGCGAGGCGCCGCGCCTGCTCATCGTCGCGACCGATCGAATCAGCGCCTTCGATGTCATCATGCCGACCCCCATTCCCGGAAAGGGTCGTCTTCTCACGCGCCTCTCTCTCTTCTGGTTCCGTTTTCTCCGGGCGCGCGGCGGGATTCCCGACCATCTTCTGGGCGACGATGTCTCGGAGATTCCCGGAGTCGAATCCGCCATGCGAGCGGCCCTCGCCGGCAGGTCGATGATCTGCCGTGCGGCCCGTGTCGTGCCGATCGAGTGCGTGGTGCGCGGCTATCTCGCGGGCAGCGGCTGGAGCGCCTATCGCCGGGAGGGCCGCATCTGCGGCGTTCCCCTGCCCGCGGGACTTCAACTCGCCGATCGCCTCAACGCACCGATCTTCACCCCGGCCACGAAGGCGACCGACGGGCACGATGAGAACATCTCCTTCGAGCAGGCCGCCGACACCGTGGGCGGCAAGGTGATGGAACAGCTTCGAAAATGGTCCATCGATCTCTATCGCGCCGCTGCGAATCACGCGGCGTCACGAGGCATCATTCTCGCCGACACCAAGTTCGAGTTCGGATTCGAGATCGATGCCGATGGCCAGCCGAGCGACCGGCTCATGCTCATCGACGAGGTGCTCACGCCCGATTCGAGCCGCTACTGGCCCGCCGACCGCTGGACTCCGGGGCGCGAGCCTCCCTCCTTCGACAAGCAGTTCCTTCGCGCATGGCTCCTTGAACTTGAAACGAAGGGCCTTTGGGCGCGCACGCCACCCGGCCCGGACCTTCCCCGCGAGGTGGTGCAAGGAACACTTGAGCGCTATCGCGAGGCTCTCGAGCGACTCACGACCAGCGCGTGACGACGCCGGCGGCGGGCGGCCTGAGTGCCGCCTCGACGACATTGCGGAGGAGCATCGCGACCGTCATCGGGCCGACACCACCCGGCACCGGCGTGATGTGCCCCGCCACGCGGCGCGCGGAGTCGAAGTCGACATCGCCCACAGTTCGCAGCTTGCCGTCAGGTCCGGACACTCGGTTGATGCCGACATCGATGACCACTGCGCCAGGCCGCAGCATCTCCCCCGTCACGAGTCCCGCGACGCCCGCCGCCGCAACGATCACTTCCGCCTCTCGCGTGAATGAAGCGAGGTCGGGCGTCCATCGGTTCGTGCTGATGACGGTCGCCTCCTCTCGCATGAGCAGCACGGCGATCGGCTTCCCGACGATGTTGCTCGCGCCGACAACCACGGCGCGCGCGCCCCGAAGAGTGACACCGCTGCGGGCGATGAGCTCAAGCGCCGCGAGCGCCGTACAGGGAAGAAGGCTCCGTCGGCCATAGACGACATTCCCGATGTTCGCCGGGTTGACCCCCTCGACATCCTTGTGCGGATCGATGAGCGCCTGCATCCGCTCCGTGTCGATGCCCTCGGGAAGGGGCAGGTGGAGCATGATGGCATGCACCGCCGCTTCACTGTTCAGGAGCTCGATGCGCGCCGAGATGCGCGCGTCGGATGCACCGGCA encodes:
- a CDS encoding helix-hairpin-helix domain-containing protein, with product MSADRGAPSIGGCHDSSRFARRGRAVLLLAISLLGVLAWRGAIWSERTLPRRDGVEAHEHPDRWLVDVNLASAAELTLLPGVGPTLARRIIESREREGPLASVEEIERVSGIGPRLRERIRPWLRDLTSGS
- a CDS encoding phosphoribosylaminoimidazolesuccinocarboxamide synthase codes for the protein MHAAVDDALFRTTLPLPGRREGKVRDIYELPRRSGEAPRLLIVATDRISAFDVIMPTPIPGKGRLLTRLSLFWFRFLRARGGIPDHLLGDDVSEIPGVESAMRAALAGRSMICRAARVVPIECVVRGYLAGSGWSAYRREGRICGVPLPAGLQLADRLNAPIFTPATKATDGHDENISFEQAADTVGGKVMEQLRKWSIDLYRAAANHAASRGIILADTKFEFGFEIDADGQPSDRLMLIDEVLTPDSSRYWPADRWTPGREPPSFDKQFLRAWLLELETKGLWARTPPGPDLPREVVQGTLERYREALERLTTSA
- a CDS encoding bifunctional 5,10-methylenetetrahydrofolate dehydrogenase/5,10-methenyltetrahydrofolate cyclohydrolase, which produces MSATASATILDGRAASDEVRREVAARVAAAGRRVRLDAILVGDDRSALLYATNQAKTCADVGIEYVLHRLPAGASDARISARIELLNSEAAVHAIMLHLPLPEGIDTERMQALIDPHKDVEGVNPANIGNVVYGRRSLLPCTALAALELIARSGVTLRGARAVVVGASNIVGKPIAVLLMREEATVISTNRWTPDLASFTREAEVIVAAAGVAGLVTGEMLRPGAVVIDVGINRVSGPDGKLRTVGDVDFDSARRVAGHITPVPGGVGPMTVAMLLRNVVEAALRPPAAGVVTRWS
- the mfd gene encoding transcription-repair coupling factor gives rise to the protein MTPWFERLGSDPALAAIGDRAAKGGVFTVRGVGGSSTTVVAAWLARQGRATVLLVAAHLDEAAEMADEITDLGVVAELFPAIESLPGEGGSALDLVAVRLRLADRLLAERRGSAPRDATPRVIVAPMAALMQGIPDGDHLGQVLRRLRAGDVAPPRALIEWLSDGGYRRGEAIEQAGDFAVRGGIIDVFPAGGGVPVRLDYFGDTIERIHEVDPATQASDRQLDEALLISAGADSMQRDAGRIPLMDLLPEGSVAVIAEVAEVTEQGRGYWERIHDSRGVFAPPAVFQSLARRCRAVVDINGFSVGVRSADLALPVRPLPAFPEQVAAAFAELGAMAREMDIALLCDSEGELARSRELLAAHGGSGVARVTLERRHLHRGFIWGDPDPVIAVVPQHELLHRWTPRRRTAAAPSLAGGRSRDAFLHFAPGDFVVHRDHGIARYAGLSTLPEARGGTDEEFLTLEFDGGGRLHVPAARVDLVQKYIGAGGAKPRLSTLGGRRWRSQKERVGEALVDLAAELLRVQAVREATQGVRYPDDTEWQREFEAAFPWEETPDQLSAIQATKRDMARSRPMDRLICGDVGFGKTEVAIRAAFKAVEFGKQVAVLVPTTVLAEQHERTFAERFRGFPFRVESVSRFKSPAEQREVLEATAAGQVDVLVGTHRLLSADVRFHDLGLVIVDEEQRFGVEHKQRLLELRVTCDVLTLSATPIPRTLHMALLGLRDISSLTTPPPDRRAVVTEVIPWNGRRIQQAIRRELAREGQVFFVHNRVRSIERVADGIRTLVPEARLIVGHGQMSPSDLEEVMLRFMRREADVLISTTIIESGIDIPSANTMFIDDASIYGLADLHQLRGRVGRSSHRAYCYLLLDPEKVLKPEALRRVKAIEDYSMLGAGFKIAMRDLEIRGAGNLLGAEQSGHIAAVGYEMYCQLLEDAVATLARKPRPRPAEVKVEIGLLGAIPRGYIPSDHRRLEAYRRVALAESVEALERVARDLESAYGALPERAKVLIDLAELRLLALAAGVRSIVRREQDIVVSSERPEALKEAMAGVRGRVSVIAPAPAAPEPAPVLPFMQAETSPSPAAGEKKANTSAAEERASLAEVYWRPEPAAREGATLLAILRKRLRAAAPIAASTTQDDRVRP